Within Myceligenerans xiligouense, the genomic segment TTCCAGTTCACCCAGCTGATCTTCTTCGACGCCGCGAGGTCGAGGTACCGCTGGGACATGGCGAAGTCGTTGGCGCCCTCGCCCGCGTAGTCCTGGGTGCCGAACTCCGTGACGAACATCGGGATCCGGTCGGCGGCGCGGGAGAGCGTGTTCAGGTATTCCTGTCCGTGCGACGCGGCGTAGAAGTGGAACGTGTACATCACGTTCGAGGCGTCGACCGGGTCGTTCACGATCTCCGACTCGTCCGACCCCTCGGAGACGCCCAGCGAGGACCATCCTCGGGTGCCCAGCAGGACGACGGCGTCCGGGTCCTTCTCGCGGATCACGGGGATGATCTGCTCGTGGTAGCTCTTGATCGACTGCCACGACACGCCGTTGGGCTCGTTCGCGACCTCGTAGATGATGTTGTTCTTGCCGCCGTGCCGCTCGGCCACGGCACTGAAGAAGGTCTTGGCGCGCTCGAGGTTCACGTTCGGGTCGCCCGGGTCGAGCATGTGCCAGTCGACGACGGCGTACATGCCGCGTGCCGTGAGCATGTCGATGTAGGTGTGGACCAGGTCGGTGAACCCCTCCGGGTCGGTCTCGTAGCCACCTTCCTGCACATAGGTGGAGATCCGCACGACGTCGGCGTTCCAGTCGTGGGCGAGGGTGTCG encodes:
- a CDS encoding cellulase family glycosylhydrolase, with the protein product MVIRRSSILAAIAAAAMLAVGTALVPGLPAPAFAVDCAAPAWAEGTTYAVGDRVTYEGGGYTATTTHTAYPGTGWDPASTPALWTHDGTCDGGPAPDPTGDPTPTPTPTPTEPDPDPATPVAANGQLHVCGVGLCNEDGTRIQLRGMSTHGTQWYSQCVTGASLDTLAHDWNADVVRISTYVQEGGYETDPEGFTDLVHTYIDMLTARGMYAVVDWHMLDPGDPNVNLERAKTFFSAVAERHGGKNNIIYEVANEPNGVSWQSIKSYHEQIIPVIREKDPDAVVLLGTRGWSSLGVSEGSDESEIVNDPVDASNVMYTFHFYAASHGQEYLNTLSRAADRIPMFVTEFGTQDYAGEGANDFAMSQRYLDLAASKKISWVNWNFSDDHRSGAVLTQGSCAAGSFGTGNLKEAGLWIRDRIRTPDDFQPSTP